A section of the Quatrionicoccus australiensis genome encodes:
- a CDS encoding RNase H family protein — protein MPAKFGSRFAGHVLVFSDASEKRHGGQAAVIFADETGEPQINSRTTPLIGSNEQELQAALFALHQAGTGFPGKPLALFCDNLDTVNRLQQAKMHGLGRDPELAQMLVDHQITGSILESSAITWIKAHATCRGNTLADHHAALAAA, from the coding sequence TTGCCAGCCAAGTTCGGCAGCCGGTTTGCCGGTCATGTACTGGTTTTTTCCGACGCCAGCGAAAAACGGCATGGCGGACAGGCGGCCGTAATCTTCGCCGATGAAACAGGGGAGCCGCAGATCAACAGCCGCACCACGCCATTGATCGGCAGCAACGAGCAGGAACTGCAAGCCGCCCTCTTCGCCCTGCATCAAGCCGGAACCGGCTTCCCCGGCAAGCCGCTCGCCTTGTTCTGCGACAATCTCGATACGGTCAACCGCCTGCAGCAGGCCAAAATGCACGGACTGGGCAGGGATCCGGAACTGGCACAAATGCTGGTCGATCACCAAATCACCGGCAGCATCCTGGAAAGCTCGGCAATCACCTGGATCAAGGCGCATGCCACCTGTCGCGGCAACACCCTGGCCGACCACCATGCCGCTCTCGCAGCCGCCTGA